The Lycium ferocissimum isolate CSIRO_LF1 chromosome 10, AGI_CSIRO_Lferr_CH_V1, whole genome shotgun sequence genome window below encodes:
- the LOC132033351 gene encoding patatin-like protein 2, whose amino-acid sequence MKRAIMSSGGSFKVQPPTYGKLITILSIDGGGIRGIIAATVLEYLESQLQELDGEDARLADYFDIIAGTSTGGLVMAMLTTPNKEKCPLFAAKDTKPFYLEHGPKIFPLKKMVLFGSIMKTLKSLIGPKYNGKYLHQVIEEKLGETPLHETLTNVVIPTFDIKNLHPTIFSTFEAREKPLMDARLSDICISTSAAPTYLPAHYFRTQDKDGNFHEFNLVDGGVAANNPALVATSQVTKQIMTGNPNFFPIKPIDYGRFLVISIGTGSAKVEQKYNAKIASKWGILGWLHNGGSTPIVDVFTQASGDMVDFHISIAFQALHSEENYLRIQDDTLTGTDSSVDIATKENMDKLVEIGTTLLKKPVSRVNLHTGLFEQCKNGGTNEETLKRFSKLLSEEKRLRDSNSPHTNKSSE is encoded by the exons ATGAAGAGGGCAATAATGTCATCAGGTGGTTCATTCAAGGTGCAGCCTCCAACTTATGGTAAACTCATAACAATTCTGAGCATCGATGGAGGTGGCATTAGGGGAATTATTGCTGCCACCGTTCTTGAGTACCTTGAGTCTCAACTCCAG GAATTGGATGGTGAGGATGCGAGACTTGCAGATTACTTCGACATAATTGCAGGAACAAGCACAGGCGGTCTTGTCATGGCCATGCTAACAActccaaacaaagaaaaatgtcCTTTGTTTGCTGCTAAAGACACAAAGCCCTTCTATCTTGAGCATGGTCCTAAGATATTCCCActgaaaaa GATGGTACTGTTTGGATCAATAATGAAGACATTGAAATCTCTAATAGGACCAAAGTATAATGGGAAGTATCTTCACCAAGTCATAGAGGAGAAATTAGGGGAGACTCCTTTGCATGAGACATTAACTAATGTGGTTATTCCAACTTTTGATATCAAGAATTTACACCCAACTATTTTCTCCACTTTTGag GCTAGAGAAAAGCCATTAATGGATGCTAGGCTTTCAGATATATGCATTAGTACATCCGCCGCACCAACATATCTTCCTGCACATTATTTCCGGACTCAAGACAAAGATGGCAACTTTCATGAGTTCAATCTTGTTGACGGTGGTGTTGCAGCTAACAATCCA GCTCTTGTTGCTACTAGTCAAGTGACCAAACAAATAATGACAGGAAATCCAAATTTTTTCCCAATCAAACCCATTGATTATGGAAGGTTTTTGGTGATTTCTATAGGCACTGGATCAGCAAAAGTGGAACAAAAATATAATGCTAAAATTGCATCCAAATGGGGTATCTTGGGATGGCTGCATAATGGAGGTTCAACTCCAATTGTGGATGTTTTTACTCAAGCCAGTGGTGATATGgttgattttcatatttctatTGCTTTCCAAGCTCTTCATTCTGAAGAAAATTACCTTCGTATTCAG GATGACACATTAACTGGAACAGACTCATCTGTTGACATAGCAACCAAAGAGAACATGGACAAATTGGTTGAAATAGGGACAACTTTATTGAAGAAACCAGTTTCAAGGGTAAATCTGCATACAGGTTTATTTGAGCAATGCAAAAATGGTGGCACAAATGAAGAAACTTTGAAAAG GTTTTCGAAGTTGCTTTCAGAAGAAAAAAGACTCAGGGATTCGAATTCACCTCATACAAATAAATCCTCAGAGTAG
- the LOC132035318 gene encoding patatin-like protein 2: protein MKRSSSKHQPQTKGNFVTILSIDGGGIRGLIPATILEYLESQLQELNGKDVKLADYFDIIAGTSTGGLVTAMLTAPNKDERAPNKDKRPLFAAKDIKPFYLEHGPKILPQKNLTAFGSIMRNLELAMGLRYDGKYLHKLIRGKLGETRLHETLTNVVIPTFDIKKMQPTIFSTYEARENPLMDARLSDICIGTSAAPTYLPAHYFKTQTEGKDGIIHHRDVFNLVDGAIAANNPALIATSEVTKRIYREDPDFYPIKTTDYRKILVISIGTGKAKPKPNHNAKTASKWGILGWLFSEGSSPIIDAFTDASDDMVDYHISVAFQALHSEEHYLRIQDDTLSGTESSVDIATIENMNKLVKRGETLLKKQVSRVNLKTGLFEPQETGGTNEETLKRFANLLSEEKSFRDSKSLHTNNTSY from the exons atgaaGAGGTCATCTTCCAAGCATCAGCCCCAAACTAAGGGTAACTTCGTAACAATTCTCAGCATTGATGGAGGTGGTATTAGGGGATTAATTCCTGCAACTATTCTTGAGTACCTTGAATCTCAACTCCAG GAATTGAATGGCAAGGATGTGAAACTTGCAGATTACTTTGATATAATTGCAGGAACGAGCACGGGTGGCCTTGTGACGGCCATGCTAACAGCTCCAAACAAAGATGAACGTGCTCCAAACAAAGACAAACGTCCTTTGTTTGCTGCTAAAGACATAAAGCCATTTTATTTAGAACATGGCCCTAAGATATTGCCacaaaaaaattt GACGGCGTTTGGATCAATTATGAGGAATTTAGAATTAGCAATGGGACTGCGATATGATGGAAAGTATCTTCACAAACTCATACGAGGGAAACTAGGAGAGACTCGTTTGCATGAGACATTGACTAATGTGGTTATTCCAACTTTTGATATCAAGAAAATGCAGCCTACAATTTTCTCCACTTATGAG GCCAGAGAAAATCCATTAATGGATGCTAGGCTTTCAGATATATGCATTGGTACATCTGCTGCTCCAACATATCTTCCTGCACATTATTTCAAGACCCAGACCGAAGGCAAAGATGGCATAATTCATCATCGTGATGTGTTCAATCTTGTTGATGGTGCAATTGCAGCTAACAATCCG GCCCTTATTGCTACAAGTGAAGTGACAAAACGAATATACAGAGAAGACCCAGATTTCTACCCAATCAAGACCACTGATTATAGAAAAATTTTGGTGATCTCAATAGGCACCGGAAAagcaaaaccaaaaccaaaccataATGCTAAAACTGCATCCAAATGGGGTATATTAGGATGGCTGTTTAGTGAAGGTTCAAGTCCAATTATTGATGCTTTTACTGATGCTAGTGATGATATGGTTGATTATCATATTTCTGTTGCTTTCCAAGCTCTTCATTCTGAAGAACATTACCTTCGTATTCAG GATGACACATTAAGTGGAACAGAATCCTCTGTTGACATAGCAACCATAGAGAACATGAACAAATTGGTCAAAAGAGGAGAAACTTTATTGAAGAAACAAGTTTCAAGGGTAAATCTGAAGACAGGTCTATTTGAACCACAAGAAACTGGTGGTACAAATGAAGAAACTTTGAAAAG GTTTGCGAATTTGCTTTCTGAAGAAAAAAGTTTCAGGGATTCCAAGTCACTTCATACAAACAATACATCATACTAG
- the LOC132033352 gene encoding patatin-like protein 2 encodes MSSGGSSKLLQPPTHGKLVTILSIDGGGIRGIIPATVLEYLESQLQELDGEDARLADYFDIIAGTSTGGLVTAMLAAPNKEKRPLFAAKDIKPFYLEHGPKIFPQNKLMIMKMLKPIIGPRYDGKYLHQVIREKLGETRMHETLTNVVIPTFDIKNMQPTIFSTYEVRENPLMDAKLSDVCISSSAAPTYLPAHQFRTQDKDGNFHEFNLVDGGVAANNPALVATNQVTKQIMTGNPDFFPIKPTDCGRFLVISIGTGSAKVEQKYNAKIASKWGILGWLLNGGSNPILDVFSYASGDMVDLHISVVFQAFHSEENYLRIQDDTLSGTDASVDITTEENMAKLVERGETLLKKPVSRVNLKTGLLEECKNAGTNGETLKWFAKLLSEEKRFRHSKSPAANNL; translated from the exons ATGTCATCAGGTGGTTCATCCAAGCTGCTCCAGCCTCCAACTCATGGTAAACTCGTAACAATTCTGAGCATCGATGGAGGTGGCATTAGGGGAATTATTCCTGCAACTGTTCTTGAGTACCTTGAATCTCAACTCCAG GAATTGGATGGTGAGGATGCGAGACTTGCAGATTACTTCGACATAATTGCAGGAACGAGCACGGGTGGTCTTGTCACGGCTATGCTAGCAGctccaaacaaagaaaaacgTCCTCTATTTGCTGCTAAAGACATAAAGCCTTTCTATCTTGAGCATGGCCCTAAAATATTCCCACAAAACAAATT GATGATTATGAAGATGTTGAAACCCATAATAGGTCCAAGGTATGACGGGAAGTATCTTCACCAAGTCATACGAGAGAAACTAGGAGAAACTCGTATGCATGAGACATTGACTAATGTGGTTATTCCAACTTTTGACATCAAGAATATGCAACCTACAATTTTCTCCACTTATGAG GTCAGAGAAAATCCATTAATGGATGCTAAGCTTTCAGATGTATGCATCAGTTCATCTGCTGCTCCAACATATCTTCCTGCACATCAATTCCGGACCCAAGACAAAGATGGAAACTTTCACGAGTTCAATCTTGTTGATGGTGGAGTCGCAGCTAACAATCCA GCCCTTGTTGCTACAAATCAAGTGACCAAACAAATAATGACTGGAAATCCAGATTTTTTCCCAATCAAACCCACTGATTGTGGAAGATTTTTGGTGATCTCTATAGGCACTGGCTCAGCAAAAGTGGAACAAAAATATAATGCTAAAATTGCATCCAAATGGGGTATCTTGGGATGGCTCCTTAATGGAGGTTCAAATCCAATTCTGGATGTTTTTAGTTATGCCAGTGGTGATATGGTTGATTTGCATATTTCAGTTGTTTTCCAAGCTTTTCATTCTGAGGAAAATTATCTGCGTATTCAG GATGACACGTTAAGTGGAACAGATGCCTCTGTTGACATAACAACCGAAGAGAACATGGCCAAATTGGTTGAAAGAGGAGAAACTTTATTGAAAAAACCAGTTTCAAGGGTGAATCTGAAGACAGGTCTACTTGAAGAATGCAAAAATGCTGGCACAAACGGAGAAACTTTGAAATG GTTTGCGAAGTTGCTTTCTGAAGAAAAAAGATTCAGGCACTCCAAATCACCTGCTGCCAACAATTTGTAG